A genomic stretch from Desulfolutivibrio sulfodismutans DSM 3696 includes:
- a CDS encoding glutamate-5-semialdehyde dehydrogenase, which yields MDAAAAMLDLAKRAKRASRLMAGADPAVKARALHLLADLLAAEPAGVYEANALDLEKAAAAGLDAPRLDRLRLTPAIMAAMAKACREVADMPDPVGGIDALKKRENGLLVGRMRIPLGVVCMIYESRPNVTIDAAILCLKAGNAVILKGGSEALASNMALAGLMQKALAQAGLPGDAACLVETSDRAAVAALCKLDVYIDVMIPRGGEGLIRAVSEQATMPVLKHYKGVCHAYLDAEADEDQALAVVVNAKAQRPGVCNALECLLVHADRAASFLPRAAEALARAGVGFRACPRSLPLLGEGAVAAAPGDFGHEFHDLILAVKVVDSMDEALDHIAAFGSNHTEVILTTNHDRAMAFLRLADASMVGVNCSTRFNDGGELGLGAEIGISTSKLHAYGPMGVTELTGAKFVVLGQGQVRG from the coding sequence ATGGACGCCGCCGCCGCCATGCTTGACCTGGCCAAACGCGCCAAACGCGCCTCCCGGCTCATGGCCGGAGCCGACCCGGCTGTCAAGGCCCGGGCCTTGCACCTGTTGGCCGATCTTTTGGCCGCCGAGCCCGCCGGGGTGTACGAGGCCAACGCCTTGGATCTGGAAAAGGCCGCCGCCGCCGGACTCGACGCCCCGCGCCTGGACCGGCTGCGCCTGACTCCGGCGATCATGGCCGCCATGGCCAAGGCCTGCCGCGAGGTGGCGGACATGCCCGATCCCGTGGGCGGGATCGACGCCCTGAAAAAGCGTGAAAACGGCCTGCTGGTCGGCCGCATGCGGATTCCTCTGGGCGTGGTGTGCATGATCTACGAATCGCGTCCCAATGTGACCATCGACGCCGCCATCTTGTGCCTGAAGGCCGGAAACGCCGTGATCTTAAAGGGCGGTTCCGAGGCCCTGGCCTCCAACATGGCCCTGGCCGGGCTCATGCAGAAGGCCCTGGCCCAGGCCGGGCTGCCCGGGGACGCCGCCTGTCTGGTGGAGACCTCCGACCGGGCCGCCGTGGCCGCCCTGTGCAAGCTTGACGTATATATCGACGTCATGATCCCCCGGGGCGGCGAGGGGCTCATCCGGGCCGTCAGCGAACAGGCCACCATGCCCGTGCTCAAGCATTACAAGGGCGTCTGCCACGCCTATCTGGACGCCGAGGCGGACGAAGACCAGGCCCTGGCCGTGGTCGTCAACGCCAAGGCTCAGCGGCCCGGGGTGTGCAACGCCCTGGAATGCCTTCTGGTGCATGCCGACCGGGCGGCCTCCTTCCTGCCCCGGGCGGCCGAGGCCCTGGCCCGGGCCGGGGTCGGCTTCCGGGCCTGTCCGCGCAGCCTGCCGCTTCTGGGGGAGGGGGCCGTGGCCGCCGCTCCCGGGGACTTCGGGCACGAATTTCACGACCTGATCCTGGCCGTGAAGGTGGTGGATTCCATGGACGAGGCCCTGGACCACATCGCGGCGTTCGGCTCGAACCACACCGAGGTCATCCTGACCACCAACCATGACCGGGCCATGGCCTTTCTGCGGCTGGCCGACGCCTCCATGGTCGGGGTCAACTGCTCCACGCGCTTCAATGACGGCGGGGAATTGGGCCTTGGGGCCGAAATCGGCATCAGCACCTCCAAGCTGCACGCCTACGGCCCCATGGGGGTCACGGAACTGACCGGGGCCAAATTCGTGGTTCTGGGACAGGGACAGGTGCGGGGATAG
- a CDS encoding alginate O-acetyltransferase AlgX-related protein — translation MVLSIVIFSALILAPGTSELLRRGRVTAVAESGMEGLPPLDAAPETWVRVFNALRGGYLEKHFGLRGRLITWYNYVNAFLLKSSQDNNPVVMGRDKWLFLSQDGPDRNILEDFRTTRPLPEAKMRRVLEVLTARRDWCASRGIAYLVVVAPNKNTVYPEKLPEAFTRPVEDSHLDQLLRYLADHAALDVVDLRPALAAAKKEHQVFYAMDSHWNAHGAFAAYREIMRHVTPLFPNIRPFGPGDYTPVEYAGLPGDLAFLLGLQDYLPEPRVLYVNAAGGAKARGTNYPASTNPGYFQPLVASEIAGPAGEGLPRAVFFHDSFFWELMPFLAEHFRFAVYAWMNPQTEMEPRYFDTELIEREQADIVVEEFTERYFVPSARPLQSKGPSGSP, via the coding sequence ATGGTTTTGTCCATTGTGATTTTTTCGGCCTTGATTCTGGCCCCGGGGACCAGCGAGCTGTTGCGCCGGGGACGAGTCACGGCCGTGGCCGAATCGGGGATGGAGGGCCTGCCTCCCCTGGACGCCGCTCCCGAAACCTGGGTGCGGGTGTTCAACGCCCTGCGCGGCGGCTATCTGGAAAAACATTTCGGCCTGCGCGGTCGGCTCATCACCTGGTACAACTACGTCAACGCCTTCCTGCTCAAGTCCTCCCAGGACAACAACCCCGTGGTCATGGGCCGGGACAAGTGGCTGTTTTTGTCCCAGGACGGACCCGACCGCAACATCCTTGAGGATTTCCGGACCACGCGGCCCCTGCCCGAGGCCAAGATGCGCCGGGTGCTGGAGGTGCTCACCGCCCGCCGGGACTGGTGCGCGTCCCGGGGCATCGCCTATCTGGTGGTGGTGGCCCCCAACAAAAACACGGTCTATCCCGAAAAGCTCCCCGAGGCCTTCACCCGCCCGGTGGAGGACTCGCACCTGGACCAGTTGTTGCGCTATCTGGCGGACCACGCCGCCCTGGACGTGGTGGATCTGCGCCCGGCCCTTGCCGCCGCAAAAAAGGAACATCAGGTCTTCTACGCCATGGACAGCCACTGGAACGCCCATGGCGCGTTTGCCGCCTACCGGGAGATCATGCGCCATGTGACGCCGCTTTTCCCGAACATCCGGCCTTTTGGCCCCGGGGATTACACGCCGGTGGAATATGCCGGGCTCCCCGGCGATCTAGCCTTTTTGCTGGGACTTCAGGACTATCTCCCCGAGCCGCGCGTGCTGTACGTCAACGCCGCAGGCGGGGCCAAGGCCCGGGGAACGAACTATCCGGCCTCGACCAACCCAGGCTACTTCCAACCCCTGGTGGCCTCGGAGATAGCAGGGCCTGCGGGGGAGGGGCTGCCCCGGGCGGTCTTTTTCCACGATTCCTTTTTCTGGGAGCTCATGCCCTTTCTGGCCGAGCATTTCCGCTTTGCGGTCTATGCCTGGATGAATCCCCAGACGGAGATGGAGCCGCGCTATTTCGACACGGAGCTCATTGAGCGGGAGCAGGCGGACATTGTAGTGGAGGAGTTCACGGAACGCTACTTCGTGCCTTCGGCCCGGCCGCTTCAGAGCAAAGGGCCGTCGGGGTCGCCGTAG
- the nadD gene encoding nicotinate (nicotinamide) nucleotide adenylyltransferase, with protein sequence MRPPLRIGIFGGCFNPVHCAHLRAALEAAEGLGLDRVDFVPSARPPHKPDAPMLGFAARLRLLQAAVADMPGLAVNDLESRRPGPSYTYDTLVRYREDHPGAELFFIMGTGDLLNLATWRRGFELTRLAHLAVLGREGLGGDEIAAYLAGEGAGLGATARSLPPGVTAGAAWATPGGHMLLCLEIPRLDISASLVRERWLCGRTLRFLAPDAVLQELASMRDKADLAWGRPPAAAGPPAG encoded by the coding sequence ATGCGACCGCCGCTGCGCATCGGCATCTTTGGGGGCTGCTTCAATCCGGTGCATTGCGCCCACCTGCGGGCGGCGCTGGAGGCCGCCGAGGGCCTTGGCCTGGACCGGGTGGATTTTGTGCCGTCGGCCCGACCGCCCCACAAGCCCGATGCGCCCATGCTCGGCTTCGCCGCCAGGCTGCGCCTTTTGCAGGCCGCCGTGGCCGACATGCCGGGCCTTGCGGTCAACGACCTGGAGTCCCGGCGGCCCGGTCCCTCCTATACGTACGACACCCTGGTCCGGTACCGGGAGGACCACCCGGGGGCGGAGCTTTTTTTCATCATGGGAACGGGCGATCTGCTCAACCTGGCCACCTGGAGGCGGGGGTTCGAACTGACGCGCCTGGCCCATCTGGCGGTGCTGGGCCGGGAGGGCCTGGGGGGCGATGAAATCGCCGCGTATCTGGCCGGGGAGGGCGCCGGGCTTGGGGCCACGGCCCGGTCTCTGCCTCCCGGCGTGACGGCCGGAGCGGCGTGGGCCACGCCTGGCGGGCACATGCTTTTATGTCTGGAGATACCCCGTCTGGACATCAGCGCCTCCCTGGTGCGGGAGCGCTGGCTTTGCGGACGGACGTTGCGCTTTCTGGCGCCGGACGCGGTTTTGCAGGAGCTTGCGTCCATGCGTGACAAGGCGGACCTGGCCTGGGGGCGTCCCCCGGCTGCGGCGGGGCCGCCCGCAGGCTGA
- a CDS encoding indolepyruvate oxidoreductase subunit beta — MQRHRIFLTGVGGQGTLTSTRLLALAAMDAGLDVVSGEIHGMAQRGGVVESTVLLGGFTSPKISPGEADILLGFEPLEAQRALSMLLQGGFAAVSTDPIPPLSSALEREPYPSLEAICAPIREWAGKAVFVPCHALGVKAGNPQSANTALLGAACAAGAFPFGMEAMEAAIKKHLPPKIVDVNLVALRLGADALGG; from the coding sequence ATGCAGCGCCATCGCATTTTTCTCACCGGCGTCGGCGGCCAGGGAACCCTCACCTCCACCCGCCTTCTGGCCCTGGCGGCCATGGACGCGGGGCTTGACGTGGTCTCGGGCGAGATCCACGGCATGGCCCAGCGCGGCGGCGTGGTGGAGTCCACGGTGCTTCTGGGCGGTTTCACAAGCCCCAAGATCAGCCCGGGGGAGGCCGACATCCTGCTCGGCTTCGAGCCCCTGGAGGCCCAGCGGGCCTTGTCCATGCTGCTCCAGGGCGGATTTGCGGCCGTCAGCACCGACCCCATCCCCCCCTTGAGCTCGGCCCTGGAGCGGGAGCCCTATCCGTCCCTGGAGGCCATCTGCGCGCCCATCCGGGAGTGGGCCGGGAAGGCGGTCTTCGTCCCCTGCCACGCCCTGGGGGTCAAGGCGGGCAACCCGCAAAGCGCCAACACCGCGCTTTTGGGCGCGGCCTGCGCCGCCGGGGCCTTTCCCTTCGGCATGGAGGCCATGGAAGCGGCCATCAAAAAGCATCTGCCGCCCAAGATCGTGGACGTCAACCTTGTCGCCTTGCGGCTGGGGGCGGACGCCCTCGGCGGTTGA
- a CDS encoding tetratricopeptide repeat protein, translated as MADQTKKPAAPHAEDKAAHAAEDHGLLARIVLAYWKPAAIAAIVALAGSGGMALYEKYQASRIAEVTEKIGKIAAEKTGPDRLADLKALLAEAPSGAREGVLLEMAKAAQDAGDLPAAALAWEDLSKSSDGAVRSLAELGQAAILTKAGDTAKALQILEKARGTASKPFLLAIDRQMAVTAEAAGNLKAALTGYERMKSESSMQNMSYIDSKIEALKAKIEAGGQKSNG; from the coding sequence ATGGCCGATCAGACGAAAAAACCCGCCGCGCCGCACGCCGAGGACAAGGCCGCCCACGCGGCTGAAGACCACGGTCTTCTGGCCCGGATTGTCCTCGCCTACTGGAAGCCCGCCGCCATCGCCGCCATCGTGGCCCTGGCAGGGTCCGGAGGCATGGCCCTGTATGAAAAATACCAGGCCTCGCGCATCGCCGAGGTCACCGAAAAGATCGGAAAGATCGCGGCTGAAAAAACAGGCCCGGATCGCCTGGCCGACCTCAAGGCCCTGCTGGCCGAGGCCCCCTCGGGCGCCAGGGAAGGCGTGCTTCTGGAGATGGCCAAGGCCGCCCAGGACGCAGGCGACCTGCCCGCTGCGGCCCTGGCCTGGGAGGATCTGTCCAAATCCTCCGACGGCGCGGTGCGCTCCCTGGCGGAACTGGGACAGGCGGCTATCCTGACCAAGGCCGGGGACACGGCCAAGGCCTTGCAGATTCTGGAAAAAGCCCGGGGCACGGCCTCAAAGCCGTTTCTTTTGGCCATTGACCGCCAGATGGCGGTGACCGCCGAGGCCGCAGGCAACCTCAAGGCGGCGCTGACGGGATATGAGCGCATGAAGTCGGAAAGCTCCATGCAGAACATGTCGTATATCGATTCCAAGATCGAGGCCCTGAAGGCCAAGATTGAGGCGGGCGGACAAAAAAGCAACGGTTAG
- a CDS encoding sigma-54-dependent Fis family transcriptional regulator, with amino-acid sequence MNGLSSFESGWPIFLTTLTRIIQETGPNIPVRQGLENTLDILVGNLGYRRVHIELFDLPRKNTKISLDRGRDPGISHLFGPGPLATGQVMATRRTLVIGDVKDHPDFIGRPPEELETLSFLCVPIHAPKPVPANHQGPAASSESLPPSGPDTPPGPPAPTDASGQDDAFGQDQGSVLGTLSVDIPKAPPVFLEAHCDFLSVVATLVGSLSIRLRDELTRPRRRLPQPQPDTTPLPPQGVQPPVAVSKSMRLVLRQVAQAASSSTPVLFRGEEGTGKEFLAELLHAQSPRRLRPILRLSCGTDPEEVVEETLFGVQKGEVSESTRSKRGIFELAQGGTVFLDDIEELSPVAQKAVLRVIHEGTVQRKGGVEPVQVDVRIVAATSASLGERMAKGEFLEDLYYGLSVLPIYVPALRDRAGDILPLAEHFLGEYSKKLGKPLRRISTPAIDLLNQYHWPGNARELASCMERAAMLCDEGVVRTYHLPPTLQTAESSNTGPSLSFGEAVAKFEQELLIEALKKARGNMFQAARDLRESYRVVNYKVKKYGIDPKRFTMGRR; translated from the coding sequence ATGAACGGACTCTCATCCTTTGAAAGCGGCTGGCCCATCTTCCTGACCACGCTCACACGCATCATTCAGGAAACAGGCCCCAACATCCCCGTGCGCCAGGGGTTGGAAAACACCCTGGACATCCTGGTGGGCAACCTGGGATACCGCCGGGTGCATATCGAACTGTTCGACCTGCCCCGAAAAAACACCAAAATCAGCCTGGACCGGGGCCGCGACCCGGGGATTTCCCACCTCTTCGGCCCCGGCCCCCTGGCCACGGGCCAGGTCATGGCCACCCGGCGCACCCTGGTCATCGGTGACGTCAAGGACCACCCCGACTTCATCGGACGCCCCCCCGAGGAACTGGAAACCCTGTCGTTTTTGTGCGTTCCCATTCATGCCCCCAAACCCGTCCCCGCCAATCACCAAGGCCCGGCGGCGTCCTCCGAGTCCCTGCCCCCTTCCGGCCCGGACACCCCCCCGGGACCGCCCGCGCCGACCGACGCGTCCGGCCAGGACGACGCCTTCGGGCAGGACCAGGGCTCCGTGCTCGGCACGCTCAGCGTGGACATCCCCAAGGCTCCGCCGGTTTTTCTGGAGGCCCACTGCGACTTTTTAAGCGTGGTGGCGACGCTGGTGGGCAGCCTGTCCATCCGGCTGCGCGACGAGCTCACCCGCCCCCGCCGCCGCCTGCCCCAGCCCCAGCCCGACACCACCCCCCTGCCGCCCCAGGGCGTCCAGCCCCCCGTGGCCGTGTCCAAGAGCATGCGCCTGGTGCTCAGGCAGGTGGCCCAGGCCGCCTCGTCCTCCACCCCGGTCCTGTTCCGGGGCGAAGAGGGCACGGGCAAGGAATTTCTGGCCGAATTGCTGCACGCCCAAAGCCCCCGCCGCCTGCGGCCGATTCTCAGGCTGTCCTGCGGCACGGACCCCGAGGAAGTGGTGGAGGAGACCCTGTTCGGGGTGCAAAAGGGCGAGGTCTCCGAGTCCACCCGCTCCAAACGCGGCATTTTCGAACTGGCCCAGGGCGGCACGGTCTTTTTGGACGACATCGAGGAGTTGTCGCCGGTGGCCCAGAAGGCGGTGCTCCGGGTCATCCACGAGGGCACGGTGCAGCGCAAGGGCGGGGTCGAGCCGGTGCAGGTGGACGTGCGCATCGTGGCCGCCACCAGCGCCTCCCTGGGCGAGCGCATGGCCAAGGGCGAATTTCTGGAAGACCTGTATTACGGCTTAAGCGTCCTGCCCATCTACGTCCCGGCCCTGCGCGACCGGGCCGGGGACATCCTGCCCCTGGCCGAACACTTCCTGGGCGAATATTCCAAAAAGCTCGGCAAACCCCTGCGCCGCATCTCCACCCCGGCTATCGACCTCTTAAACCAGTACCACTGGCCGGGTAACGCCCGGGAGTTGGCCAGCTGCATGGAGCGCGCGGCCATGCTGTGCGACGAGGGCGTGGTGCGCACCTACCACCTTCCCCCCACCCTGCAGACCGCCGAAAGCTCCAACACCGGCCCCAGCCTGTCCTTTGGCGAGGCCGTGGCCAAGTTCGAGCAGGAACTTTTAATCGAGGCCCTCAAAAAGGCCCGGGGCAACATGTTCCAGGCGGCCCGCGACCTGCGCGAAAGCTACCGGGTGGTCAACTACAAGGTCAAAAAATACGGCATAGACCCCAAGCGATTCACCATGGGCCGCCGGTGA
- the iorA gene encoding indolepyruvate ferredoxin oxidoreductase subunit alpha — translation MGKELLDREGGARHFLLGNEAIVRGALEAGVDMVTCYPGTPSSEVPDTFFRLSPQGPYRFEYSVNEKVALEVGAGASLAGARTLVTMKHVGVNVAADPLLTLAYVGSPGGFVLLSADDPGCHSSQNEQDNRWYARLAGLPCIEPCTAQECKDFTRAAMELSRQFGHPVLVRTTTRVNHVRGPVTFAALPEKAPSAPFVKNPFRYVPLPASARVMRLALLDKLKAMAAAADASPLNVVSGQGRVGFVASGICRAYLHDALFETGLSGQVKVLDLGFSSPLPANLIADFAAGLDTVVVLEEVDPIVENEIRALFQRRGLTAAVVGKGEHLPRFGEYSPEIVEAAVRAVCGLPAREKSLYAVPAELPKRPPNMCAGCPHRASYHAVRKVFGDEPVYSSDIGCYTLGIQPPLSAADFLFCMGSSVSAGSGFAAASGRPVVAFIGDSTFFHSGITGLINAVANGHELLLVILDNRTTGMTGHQPHPGVDHTIFGEFSSKVDLAGLVAACGVTPVRVNPFNHKATLAALAELKGQSGVRVLIAEAPCPIHARKVKIARKTPPAQVAGDPGKCLACRDELACPAFSMVEGVFAINAEACSGCMYCVQLSPEIKARKKDG, via the coding sequence ATGGGCAAGGAGCTTTTGGACCGGGAAGGCGGGGCGAGGCATTTTCTGCTCGGCAACGAGGCCATCGTCCGGGGGGCGCTTGAGGCAGGGGTGGACATGGTGACCTGTTATCCGGGCACCCCCTCCTCGGAGGTTCCGGACACCTTTTTCCGGCTCTCGCCGCAGGGACCGTATCGTTTCGAATATTCCGTCAACGAGAAGGTGGCCCTGGAGGTCGGGGCCGGAGCCAGCCTGGCCGGGGCCAGGACGCTTGTGACCATGAAGCACGTAGGCGTCAACGTGGCCGCCGATCCCCTGCTGACCCTGGCCTACGTGGGGTCGCCCGGGGGATTCGTGCTGCTTTCGGCCGACGATCCGGGCTGCCATTCCTCGCAAAACGAGCAGGACAACCGCTGGTACGCCCGGCTGGCCGGGCTGCCCTGCATCGAGCCATGTACGGCCCAGGAATGCAAGGACTTCACCCGGGCGGCCATGGAGTTGTCGCGACAGTTCGGCCATCCGGTCCTTGTGCGCACCACCACGCGGGTCAACCACGTCCGCGGCCCGGTGACCTTTGCGGCCCTGCCCGAAAAGGCCCCGTCCGCGCCCTTCGTAAAAAATCCCTTCCGCTACGTGCCGCTTCCGGCCTCGGCCCGGGTTATGCGCCTGGCGCTCCTGGACAAGCTCAAGGCCATGGCCGCAGCCGCCGACGCCTCGCCCCTAAACGTCGTCTCCGGGCAGGGCCGCGTGGGATTCGTGGCCTCGGGCATCTGCCGGGCCTACCTGCATGACGCGCTGTTCGAGACCGGGCTTTCCGGCCAGGTCAAGGTTTTAGACCTGGGCTTTTCCTCACCCCTGCCGGCCAACCTCATCGCCGATTTCGCCGCCGGACTGGACACCGTGGTGGTCCTGGAAGAGGTGGACCCCATTGTGGAAAACGAGATCCGGGCTCTGTTCCAACGCCGGGGCCTAACGGCTGCGGTCGTGGGCAAGGGGGAACACCTGCCGCGCTTCGGCGAATATTCCCCGGAGATCGTGGAGGCGGCGGTGCGCGCCGTATGCGGCCTGCCCGCGCGGGAAAAATCCCTGTACGCCGTACCGGCCGAACTGCCCAAACGCCCGCCAAACATGTGCGCCGGATGTCCGCATCGGGCCTCGTACCACGCCGTGCGCAAGGTCTTTGGGGACGAACCGGTCTATTCCTCGGACATCGGCTGCTACACCTTGGGCATCCAGCCGCCCCTGTCGGCCGCCGACTTCCTTTTCTGCATGGGCTCCTCGGTCAGCGCCGGAAGCGGCTTCGCCGCCGCCTCGGGACGCCCGGTGGTGGCCTTTATCGGCGACTCCACCTTTTTCCATTCCGGAATCACCGGGCTCATCAACGCCGTGGCCAATGGCCACGAGCTTTTGCTGGTGATCCTGGACAACCGCACCACGGGCATGACCGGGCACCAGCCGCATCCGGGCGTGGACCACACCATCTTCGGGGAATTCTCCTCCAAGGTGGACCTGGCCGGACTGGTGGCGGCCTGCGGCGTGACGCCCGTGCGGGTCAATCCCTTCAACCACAAAGCCACACTGGCGGCGCTGGCGGAACTCAAGGGACAGTCCGGGGTCCGGGTGCTCATCGCCGAGGCCCCCTGCCCCATCCACGCCCGCAAGGTCAAGATCGCGCGCAAGACCCCGCCCGCCCAGGTGGCTGGCGATCCCGGCAAGTGTCTGGCCTGCCGGGACGAACTGGCCTGTCCGGCCTTCTCCATGGTGGAGGGGGTCTTCGCCATCAATGCCGAGGCCTGTTCGGGCTGCATGTACTGCGTGCAGCTTTCCCCGGAAATCAAAGCCCGCAAGAAGGACGGATAA
- a CDS encoding phosphoenolpyruvate carboxykinase (ATP), whose translation MASQSSYDYYKDDITRMPAPRSIAQTLLLDKRVRRVTAAEAYALAKAQHDVMETDLPIYPPAAKRLGLPDGATVLNNCHGKIVGRTAKARRFYTRMSASERRKVEADLREAVFEMQKHPLIKANAILGLDADLMIKATMVATEDDAINVFNWLANFTPFEELAEQYAQSPTLPIQDILIVGFNHWCTTDPYYHNEGGAQLALVDEDANVVVNLGMRYFGERKKGTLTLAWTSGMRLGMAACHGGIKELDFSTTTEKKFHVLGKRSIAFFGLSGTGKSSHTNSHDNGGTLPEGFSKVVLHDDAFQIDCDQKVCRVWEPTLFDKTDSRPLSHPDWKYMISVQNMGLTRLHGKVLPLGQDVRNPNGRALIDRDLLGVYVNRCAFPDIMVWLMKDTCLPPVVRFIDNSLAVAMGASLMTRRNLAENVSEEELKKLVFEPFANPFRVYELWKDVEAFLKVFENGATGFCFNSVGFWRTSDRDLRKIPLQTSLDLQTALLTDRLTWTDWDVLPGAQIPDKKSVEKILPGYGDRYDPAKVENPEDYAATVRDRFMQRRNFLQNSDLHHKPELLLKLVNSLMVKC comes from the coding sequence ATGGCCAGCCAGTCCAGCTACGATTATTATAAAGACGACATCACCCGCATGCCCGCCCCGCGCTCCATCGCCCAGACCCTGCTTCTGGACAAGCGGGTGCGCCGGGTCACGGCGGCCGAGGCCTACGCGTTGGCCAAGGCCCAGCACGACGTGATGGAGACGGATCTGCCCATCTATCCCCCGGCGGCCAAACGCCTGGGGCTTCCCGACGGGGCCACGGTCTTGAACAACTGCCACGGCAAGATCGTGGGCCGCACGGCCAAGGCCCGGCGCTTCTACACCCGCATGAGCGCCTCGGAACGGCGCAAGGTGGAGGCCGATCTGCGCGAGGCCGTCTTCGAGATGCAAAAACATCCCCTCATCAAGGCCAACGCCATCCTCGGCCTGGATGCGGATCTCATGATCAAGGCCACCATGGTGGCCACCGAGGACGACGCCATCAACGTCTTCAACTGGCTGGCCAACTTCACCCCCTTCGAGGAGCTGGCCGAACAGTATGCCCAAAGCCCGACCCTGCCCATCCAGGACATCCTCATCGTGGGCTTCAACCACTGGTGCACCACGGACCCCTATTATCACAACGAAGGCGGCGCCCAACTGGCCCTGGTGGACGAAGACGCCAACGTGGTCGTGAACCTGGGCATGCGCTATTTCGGGGAACGCAAGAAAGGCACCCTGACCCTGGCCTGGACATCCGGCATGCGCCTGGGCATGGCCGCCTGCCACGGCGGCATCAAGGAACTCGACTTCTCCACGACCACGGAGAAAAAATTCCACGTCCTCGGCAAGCGGTCCATCGCCTTTTTCGGGCTGTCCGGCACGGGCAAGTCGTCCCACACCAACTCCCACGACAACGGCGGCACCCTGCCCGAGGGCTTCAGCAAGGTGGTGCTGCACGACGACGCCTTCCAGATCGACTGCGACCAGAAGGTCTGCCGGGTCTGGGAGCCCACGCTGTTTGACAAGACCGATTCCAGGCCCCTGTCGCATCCGGACTGGAAATACATGATCTCCGTACAGAACATGGGGCTCACCCGCCTCCACGGCAAGGTGCTGCCCCTTGGCCAGGATGTACGCAACCCCAACGGCCGGGCGCTCATCGACCGCGACCTGCTCGGGGTCTACGTCAACCGCTGCGCCTTCCCGGACATCATGGTCTGGCTCATGAAGGACACCTGCCTGCCGCCCGTGGTCCGGTTCATCGACAACAGCCTGGCCGTGGCCATGGGCGCGTCGCTTATGACCCGGCGCAACCTGGCCGAGAACGTCTCCGAGGAGGAGCTGAAAAAACTGGTCTTCGAGCCCTTCGCCAATCCCTTCCGGGTGTATGAGTTGTGGAAGGACGTGGAGGCGTTTTTAAAGGTCTTCGAGAACGGGGCCACGGGGTTCTGCTTCAATTCCGTGGGGTTTTGGCGCACCTCGGACCGGGATCTGCGCAAGATCCCCTTGCAGACCTCGCTTGACCTGCAAACCGCCCTTTTGACCGACCGCCTGACCTGGACCGACTGGGACGTGCTGCCCGGGGCCCAGATCCCGGACAAAAAAAGCGTGGAGAAGATCCTGCCGGGCTACGGCGACCGCTACGACCCGGCCAAGGTGGAAAATCCCGAGGACTACGCGGCCACGGTGCGCGACCGGTTCATGCAGCGCCGCAACTTTCTGCAAAATTCCGACCTGCACCACAAGCCGGAACTTTTGCTCAAACTGGTCAATTCCCTTATGGTGAAGTGCTGA
- a CDS encoding tetratricopeptide repeat protein, translated as MPEYPIILGVYSLAMQTDLGVGDTAGKHQSLTYWYARQLDAERFEVQPLNVHHVPSGVKKELPVKDFLTQYVPEPRYYKLHTVPALETLAKKLEQGEQAFSLGNLDEAERQFVKALMIDDLNVSATYGVGKVASEKKDYVKLKKVLGTLLHLDEAFSREYREQFNSFGITLRKNKNYDEALAFYGRALELNANDDHVHFNMARAHYEKNTVDACIKHLNLALSIRPDFVEARKFLDYVMKRMGNATA; from the coding sequence ATGCCCGAATATCCCATCATCCTCGGCGTCTATTCCCTGGCCATGCAAACCGACCTGGGCGTCGGCGACACAGCCGGAAAACATCAATCCCTGACCTACTGGTACGCCCGGCAACTCGACGCCGAACGCTTCGAGGTGCAACCCCTCAATGTGCACCATGTGCCGTCCGGGGTGAAAAAGGAGCTGCCCGTCAAGGACTTCCTGACCCAGTACGTGCCGGAACCGCGATACTACAAGCTGCACACGGTTCCGGCCCTGGAGACGCTGGCCAAAAAGCTCGAGCAGGGTGAACAGGCCTTTTCCCTGGGGAATCTGGACGAGGCCGAGCGGCAGTTCGTCAAGGCGCTGATGATCGACGATCTCAATGTCTCGGCGACCTATGGCGTGGGCAAGGTGGCTTCGGAAAAAAAGGATTACGTGAAGCTCAAAAAGGTGCTGGGGACGCTTTTGCACCTGGACGAGGCCTTCTCCCGGGAATACCGGGAGCAGTTCAACAGCTTCGGCATCACCCTGCGCAAAAACAAGAACTACGACGAGGCCCTGGCCTTCTATGGCCGCGCCCTGGAACTCAACGCCAACGACGACCATGTGCATTTCAACATGGCCCGGGCCCACTACGAGAAAAACACCGTGGACGCCTGCATCAAGCACCTCAATCTGGCCCTGTCCATCCGGCCCGATTTCGTCGAGGCCCGCAAATTTCTGGATTACGTCATGAAGCGCATGGGGAACGCCACGGCGTAA